A section of the Candidatus Uhrbacteria bacterium CG10_big_fil_rev_8_21_14_0_10_50_16 genome encodes:
- a CDS encoding excinuclease ABC subunit B (The UvrABC repair system catalyzes the recognition and processing of DNA lesions. The beta-hairpin of the Uvr-B subunit is inserted between the strands, where it probes for the presence of a lesion) encodes MKFQLHSDYQPAGDQPKAINALVEGLGAQMHEQTLLGVTGSGKTFTMANVIERTQRPTLVVAHNKTLAAQLCAEFRQFFPDNVVEYFVSYYDYYQPEAYMPGSDTYIEKEAQINDEIDRLRHAATQALLTRRDVIIVASVSCIYSLGSPEEYQANVLQIPLHGNMTRELIMRELLSMQFERTTGDLTRGHFRVRGDVMEIMPINLEVLYRLEFEEGQLKKMSELDAVTRRHLKHSEELWLFPARHYNTSPSVVKKAVAGIRAEMTDRVAELEAVGKMLEAERLKRRTIYDLSMIEQTGFCSGIENYSRWFDGRKPGEPPFTLIDFFPEDFLTIIDESHVTLPQVRGMLAGDQARKQNLVEHGFRLPSAVDNRPLSYEEFAKRIGQRVYVSATPGEIELDQSDQVVEQIIRPTGLIDPEILVMPVSGTEESPGQVDDLIPRIKDRITQGDRVLVTTLTKKMSEDLTDYLTDEGIKVSYLHSDIKTMERVEILSKFRNGIVDVIVGVNLLREGLDLPEVSLVAILDADKEGFLRSEMALIQTMGRAARNVRGQVVLYADKMTGSLSRAIEETNRRRAIQTTYNKKHKITPRSTKRDLSDIRGLFGGMPEDVDISDVLDIELLAEPHEIKAVIKEKQYAMSQAAQDLDFETAALLRDEIATLEKEVKEMGKKKSERRNR; translated from the coding sequence ATGAAATTTCAACTCCATTCCGACTACCAACCCGCAGGGGATCAACCAAAAGCCATTAACGCGCTTGTGGAAGGCTTAGGTGCGCAGATGCACGAGCAAACGCTCCTGGGTGTTACAGGATCTGGTAAAACCTTCACTATGGCCAACGTGATTGAGCGGACACAGCGCCCAACGCTGGTGGTGGCTCACAACAAAACCTTGGCAGCGCAGCTTTGTGCCGAGTTTCGTCAATTCTTCCCGGATAACGTGGTGGAATACTTTGTGTCTTACTACGATTACTATCAACCGGAGGCTTACATGCCAGGAAGTGATACCTATATTGAGAAAGAGGCGCAAATTAACGACGAGATCGACCGTCTGCGTCACGCCGCAACCCAAGCGCTACTTACACGTCGCGATGTGATTATTGTGGCGAGCGTGTCATGTATCTACTCACTGGGATCACCGGAGGAGTACCAGGCCAACGTGCTGCAAATTCCTTTGCACGGCAACATGACGCGTGAGCTCATTATGCGCGAGCTCCTTTCTATGCAATTTGAGCGTACAACGGGTGATCTTACGCGCGGACATTTTCGCGTGCGTGGAGATGTGATGGAAATCATGCCCATCAACTTGGAAGTGCTGTATCGATTGGAGTTTGAGGAAGGGCAACTCAAAAAAATGAGCGAGTTAGACGCGGTCACTCGCCGACACCTTAAACACTCGGAGGAACTCTGGTTATTCCCGGCACGTCATTACAATACGTCGCCGAGCGTGGTCAAAAAAGCGGTCGCAGGAATTCGTGCCGAGATGACGGATCGCGTGGCGGAATTGGAAGCCGTTGGCAAGATGTTGGAGGCAGAGCGATTAAAGCGACGGACGATTTACGATCTTTCCATGATTGAGCAAACAGGATTTTGCAGTGGCATCGAGAACTACTCGCGTTGGTTTGATGGACGCAAGCCAGGAGAACCGCCATTTACCCTGATCGACTTTTTCCCAGAAGACTTTTTGACGATTATCGACGAGTCACACGTGACTTTGCCGCAGGTGCGAGGGATGTTGGCCGGGGATCAGGCACGGAAACAAAACTTGGTAGAGCACGGTTTCCGATTACCGAGCGCCGTGGATAACAGACCATTGAGTTATGAGGAGTTTGCAAAACGCATTGGACAGCGCGTGTATGTGTCGGCGACGCCCGGAGAGATAGAACTCGATCAGAGCGATCAAGTGGTGGAGCAAATTATTCGCCCAACGGGGCTTATTGACCCAGAAATCCTCGTGATGCCCGTGTCGGGTACGGAGGAATCGCCTGGTCAAGTTGATGATCTCATCCCGCGTATTAAGGACCGGATCACACAGGGTGATCGTGTGCTGGTGACCACGTTGACCAAAAAAATGTCGGAGGACCTGACAGACTATTTAACGGACGAGGGAATCAAAGTTTCGTATCTGCACAGTGATATTAAAACCATGGAGCGTGTGGAGATTCTCTCTAAGTTTAGAAACGGGATTGTGGATGTGATTGTGGGGGTCAACTTGTTGCGAGAGGGGCTGGACCTTCCTGAGGTGTCACTGGTGGCGATTTTGGATGCAGATAAAGAAGGCTTTCTGAGATCAGAAATGGCGCTCATCCAAACCATGGGACGAGCGGCACGTAACGTGCGTGGACAAGTAGTGTTGTATGCAGATAAAATGACGGGATCACTTAGCCGCGCGATCGAGGAGACCAATCGCAGACGCGCCATTCAAACGACGTACAACAAAAAGCATAAGATTACGCCACGGAGCACTAAACGTGATCTGTCAGACATTCGCGGTTTGTTTGGCGGAATGCCGGAGGACGTGGATATCTCGGATGTATTGGATATTGAACTTCTGGCTGAGCCGCACGAGATAAAGGCCGTCATTAAAGAGAAGCAATACGCCATGAGTCAGGCCGCACAGGATTTGGACTTTGAGACGGCGGCACTGTTGAGGGATGAGATCGCGACGTTAGAGAAGGAGGTTAAAGAGATGGGTAAGAAAAAAAGTGAACGACGCAACCGCTAG